The Haloarcula sp. H-GB4 genome segment TTGTCCTCAATCCGTTGCTTGCGCTGGAGGCGCTCACGCCGCAGGTTTTTTTTCGCTTGCTCGACGCGCTCGCGCTCGCCCCGCGGAACTGTCTCCCGACGCTTGATCTCGAAGACGAACGACTGGAGTTCAATCTCCTCGCCCTGGACAGTGATTTCATCGGGAATGTCCGCACCGACGGTCGCGCTGTCGCGTTCGATGCGCTCCAGCAACTGTTTGCGCTCGAACTCTTTCACTAGCAGCGTATTAGACCGGGGCTCCCTTACCCGCTTCGCCCATCGGTCACCAAGGCTTGCACGGCGGTGCCTGTTTTTGTTCCACACATGCGTGCCGTTCAGTCTCCGTGTTTCAGGGCGACTCCGTGAGCGGTCCAGACTGAAACAAAAGGAGGTCGGCGATATCTTTTTCATTGTCTCTGCCGTTCTCACTGTACGAGAGTAATACTGTCCCCCTCGTTTATTATATGACCCTAACGTTCGAACCGCTTGACGACCGTCCTGGGCTCGCGGTCATTGACCAGATTGAGCGCCAGCGCTACCGGATACACACGCCGACCCCCATCGCGCTCAGGGAGGCGGCGACCGACGTGTTTCAGTATCCCGTCGGGGACGCTGTCCGGATACGGACGCGCGCTATCGAACTGCCGACAGTGGTCATGGTGTACGTCCGTGATGACGACGGAGCGATAGCCGCCGAGGTTGCGCAGTTCGAGTCTGAGACGCTGCCGGCGGATGACTACGTCCTCGATCCGCTGACGCAGATCAAGACGTATATGGGGGTCGAGGACACCGCGATAGAGGTCACCGTCGACTCAGACCGGTCCCGGATCGAGTTCGACGCTCCAACGGACCTGCTCATCGGCGCTCGCTCCCAGCACGACCGGCCGGCTGCCACGGTCACGACGACCGAGCAGCCGGCTGACGTGATGGCCGCGGTCGAAACCTTCGGGTCAGCACTCAAGGCCCACGACCCCGAGCGCTCCTACCCGACGCTCCGCGGCCATCCACCGGCGCTTGAGATCGGTAATCGTCTGGATATCCCAGCGGATATCGACAGTCCGGATACCGGTGTCACGCTCGAACTCCCGCCTGATCTCGCATCTATCTTCGTTGCCGCGCCGCTTTCGTACTACCTCGGAGCCTCGCTCGTCCCCGCATCCGAGCCACAGCTCACGACCGACACAGGATTTACGTACTCGCTGGATACTGCACGAGGGTTCGAATCCGAGGTCGGACGCACGCTCAAGCGTCTCTTCTTCCTCGATTGTGTCACACGCACTGAGGGGTTCCATCAGATCGACTTGCATGAGCGAGCAGCTATCGAGCCCTACGTCGACCTCGACTTCCAGTCGCTGTACCAGCAACCACTGGCGGAGCAAGTCGCCACCTATCTGCAGGTCCCGTACGACGTTATTGAGGACCACATTCCGAAGTGGCGGCTGACGACGCACATCGACCCGGTGCCGACGAACGCGGAACAGCTCCCGTACGTTGTCGACGACCTCGCCATCGTCCGGACACACCAGCAGCAAGGACTGAATCAGGCAAGCGTTCCAGCAGAGGCCGAGGCCGAGTTCACCCGCGACGATGTCATCACTCGTGCCGCGAGTTCCGACGCTGGCACCGCCGCAGCCGAAACGGACTATGTCGAGCCACAGGCCCACGACTCGCTTGAACAGGCCTGGATCGGGGACAGCATCCCTATCGGTGCGAGCAAGCTGACCAAAGCGGCGTTCGAACACCGACTTGACCGCGATACGAACGCCGAGGACATCACGATTCGCGTCGTCCAGAACGACGCCCGGATGGACGAGGAACGAGAGCTCGTCGACGAAGTGTACGGCACCCGCGACGACCTGCCGTTCGATGTTACAGTCCACGACAATCTGACGACGGCGGAACTCAGAACAGTCCTCACGACCGACGCGGAGTTCTTCCACTATATCGGCCACACCGAGCACGACGGCTTCGTCTGCTCCGACGGCAAGCTCGACGTGACGACGGTCGATTCGGTCGGCATCGATACGTTCCTGTTGAACGCCTGCAACTCGTACAATCAGGGCCTCGCGCTCGTTGAAAAGGGTGCCATCGCCGGCATCGTTACGCTCAACGAAGTTCTCAACGACGGCGCGGTTCGCATCGGCGAAGCGGTTGCCCGACTGTTAAACTGTGGGTTCCCACTCCGAGCGGCGCTTACTATCGCACGCGGTGAGAGCATTCTCGGTGGGCAGTATATTGTTGTGGGTGACGGTGGTGTTACCGTGACGCAGGCAAGAAGTGGGACGCCTAATATGTTAAAAATAAAGCCCAGAGATCAAGTGTACGATGTTACCATGATTACCTATTCGACAGACGACAAGGGGATTGGAAGTATCATTATGCCACTCTTGGATGAAATTGATGAATACTTTTTGAGTTCCGGTAGGCTGAAAACGTTTCAGGTCGATGAGGGGAGCCTGCATGAATTTTTACAGATGCAAGAGGTGCCTGTGAGGATTTCTGGCGAACTATATTGGAGTTCGTCTGTTGAATTAGAACTCTGATTCTGCTTACGTAACGCTCATACGATATATTCGCGCACTAGTGTGCGGAGTAAAAGCCGGTCGTACCAGATTGCTTTTTGACCGAACTTACGGCCCAAAGTACGTGTTGCTGTTAGCGGCTGCTGCAGTCCCTGCCTGAGACAGTAGCATCAGGAGGGTGAAGAGTGCGCCGGCCATTTTTGGGTGCTCTGCGAGGTATTCACGCATTGTGGTATCTGACATGATACAATTTGGATGATGGTAGGGAGATAATTAAATTTATTTGAAAAGTACCTACATATTATATATTGTATTAAGCATAGAATAAAAAGATAAATCCAGAAATCAACTCACCTAAGGCTTAAATCGCATATTTAGGGGGAAAATTACACGCACGTGCCATGCGTACGTATGAGAATCACTCTAACAACACCCCCATCAGTAGCGTTTAGTAGACTGGTATGTAACTAATGAACAGGACTGGGTATTGATGATTGAATGGAAATTGCCTGATTACTATCAGACAGATATACGTCTTGTTGGCTCGCTTTCTGAGTCGGACACAGGGGGGTCAATGTCTACAACAATCGCGAGTGGCTCGATGGAATGGATGGGTAACGGGTTCTGTGCTGTCGACACCACCGGGAGGAAAGATGGCTTCTGAGGAGCAGTGGTGGCTCGGCGACAAGACAGTGGAGCTCCCCAGCACGGCCATCAGTGGAAGCCGACGCGCGGCAACGCGGCATACACCGCTTCTCCGGACCGAATCAGTGGACCGGCGTGACGAGATGCGGACAGAGGTCCCGATTCCGCTGGCGAAAGTCGAGCAGTCCCAGCAGTGTACTGTGTTGCACGTCGACGACGATCCACAGGTCGGTGAACTGGTCGAGGTGTATCTCGAACGTATCAATGACGACTTCGATGTCGTGACGAAGGCCAGCGCTGTCGCCGCGCTTGATTTCCTCCGGACAGAGCAAGTCGACTGTATCGTCAGCGATTACGATATGCCGAACACTGATGGGCTGGAGTTTCTTGAGCTGGTCCGCAAGCAGTATCAGGACATTCCATTTATTCTGTTCACTGGCAAGGGTAGCGAGGAAATTGCGAGCGAGGCAATTGCGTCGGGCGTTACGGACTATATGCAGAAGGGAGGCCGGTCAGACACATACGATGTTCTCGCCAACCGAATCGAGAATGCCGTCGAGCAACATCGCACCGAGCAGCGGTTCTGGAACGCCCTCTCGTGGTATCAACGGCTCGTCGAACAGGAGCTCGCGGGCGTCTGTATTATTCAGGACGGGACGTTTGTCTACGTGAACCAGAAGCTGGCCGACATTTTCGGCTATGACCAGAGTGAACTCATCGACGAATCGCCGGCTCTCCTCACAGCGGAGGGCGACGGCGACAGACTGCCCGAGTCACTTCGAACAGCGGACTCAGACGAACTGGATACGTTCCATTCGGAGTTTGAGGGCCGACAGGCCGACGGGGAAACGCGTACCATCGAGGTGTCCGGCGGGTCCATTGAGTACGATGGCGAACCGGCGTGGATTGGTGTACTTCGGGACGCCGAAAGCAACCCCGACGTTGGCGAGTGAGTCGCCGTTTAGCTGCTGTGTGCCGCCTTTTGATTCTACTAGCGCAGACATCGCAGTATCACAGCGGTCTGCCAGTGACTGGCCCAGCATAAGCACAATCCCTTTCCACCGCCCACTCCTACCGTAGTACAATGTCGGAGTGCGATGCCTGTGGAAAGCAGGAGAACATGCCGTACCAGTGTGGGCACTGTGGGGGGACCTACTGTGCGGAACACCGGCTTCCCGAGGCCCACGATTGCCCCGGACTGGACAACTGGAGCGATCCGGGCGGCGTGTTCGACAGCGGGTTCGACGAGAGTGTAGATACTGGCCAGACCTCCGGGAGCGGCGGTGTCGCTGACCGGTTCGGTATCGACACCGGGCCCGGCGGGCCGCTGGCGTACTTTCGGGGGAACGTCACGTACCTGTTCCTGGCGATTATGGGCATCGTGTTCATGCTTGAACATGTCGTTCTCTTTTCGCTCGGGGAAGAGGCGTTCCAGACGCTGTTTGTCCTCCGCCCGGACCACCCCGAGTACGTCTGGACTTGGGTTACGTCCGTGTTCTCCCATGCCGCCCCCTTTGGATTCTATCACATCTTCGGGAACGGGATCATCATCTACTTCTTCGGCCGGATCGTCGAGCAGCAGATCGGATCGAAGAAGTTCGCGATCTTCTTCCTCGTGTCCGGCGCGCTGGCGGGCCTCGGACAGATCGCAATCCAGGCAGTGCAGGGAACGTCTGCTGGTGTCCTTGGAGCCAGCGGCGCGGCGCTGGCAATCATGGCGTTTCTGACCGTCCTGAAACCCGACCTGCGCGTCTACCTGTACTTCCTGATTCCCGTCCCGATCTGGGCAATCACCGGCTTCTACTTCCTGTTGAGCATCTTCGGGTCGCTCAATCCGATGGGGGCCGGCCTGCTCGGTGGCAACATCGCGCACCTTGCCCACCTCATCGGCCTCATCATCGGGCTCTGGTACGGCCAGAAAATCAAGGGACAGACCCGGATGCCCGGCCAGATACAGTTCGGCGGTGGTGGCGGCCCTGGTGGACCGGGTGGTCCCGGCGGTCCGGGCCGGCGTCGTCCGTGACGATGCACCCGGTTCGCCCCGAGTTCGTCCCCGACCCGTCGCTCTCGAAGACTGAGATGGAGGAGTTGCAACGCGACATCGCGGAAGTCGCGCAGTTCGAGGATGACATGGACGCTTTGCCCGAGGCGATCACGCGCGCCGGAGACGCACCAGACGTCGACCAGGCGACACTGAGCACCAGCTCCGACGACCGAACGGACCCGCCCCTCATCGCTGGCGTCGATCAGGCGTTCGTTGACGACAAGGCTGTCTCGGCTGTTGTCGTGCGACAGAACGGCGAGGTCATCGAGCGAGTCAGTGCCGTGAAGCGAACCGAGATTCCGTACATTCCCGGTCTGCTGTCGTTCCGCGAAGGCGGCGCAATCCTGGCCGCGTTTGCGGAGTTGGAGACCGACCCCGACGTGGTACTCGTCGACGGCAGCGGCCGCATCCACTTCCGGGAAGCCGGGCTGGCGACACACATCGGCGTCACACTGGACGTGCCGACCATCGGCGTTGCCAAGAGTCTCCTCTGTGGTACGCCGGAGCGGTCCCTCGATGAGACGTATCCAGAAGGAACGCGGATTCCGATTGCAGCCGACGACAGCGTCGAGACTTGCCCCGACGGGACAGTCATTGGCCACGCACTCCAGACGCGCCAGTACGACTCACCGAATCGGCACATCAATCCGCTCATCGTCAGCCCCGGCCATCGCGTCAGCGCACGCACGGCCGCGGATACCGTCGACGCCACTGCCGACGGCTACAAACTCCCCGAGCCGACCCGACTGGCCGACAGCTACGCCGACGAGGCGAAGGCAACCGTCGAGTAGCTCGGTCGGATAACCGACAGTATAACTTCCCGGGGTGTGTTCTCCCGGCCAACACATGGCGAAGACGGTGCTGATTACGGGGGCGTCCTCGGGTATCGGGCGGGCGAGTGCCGAGGCGTTCCTGGCCGACGACTGGACTGTCTGGGCGACCGCCCGCGAGGAATCGGACATCGAAGACCTCGACCACACAGGCTGTAAAACCGCTGAACTTGACGTGACAAACCCACGGGAGTGCGAGCGGGTCGTCGAGGCGCTTATCGAGTCCGAAGGGCGGCTCGATTGTCTCGTGAACAACGCCGGCTACGCACAGTTTGGTGCGGTCGAGGACGTATCGACGGCGGCGCTACACGAGCAGTTCGACGTGAACCTCTACGGCCCGCACCGACTCATCCGTGAGGCACTCCCGCATATGCGTGCTCGGGACAACGGGACTATCGTCAATGTCTCCAGCGTCGCGGGCCGTATTGCGTTCCCGAACCAGGGCGGCTACGCCGCCTCGAAGTTCGCGCTTGAGGGGCTCAGCGACGCGCTCCGGATGGAGGTCGAGGAGTTCGGCATCGACGTGGTGCTCGTCGAACCTGGGCCGGTTGAGACCAACTTCGACAACCGCGCCGACGAAGAACTCGACAACCTCGATACGTCCGGCGCGTACGACTGGCTGTATCAGGCCCACGAGGACTCAAATCTCGTCGGTATTCAGGACGCGCTCTCTGTCACGCCCGGGACGGTTGCGCTGACTATCCGCGACGCTGCCAACGCCAGCGATCCCGAACCGCGGTATCCCGTCGGACAGGGCGCACAGCTACTTCTCATGCTCGATTACCTACCAGCGCAGTGGCGCGATGCAGCGTTCGGCGTCATCCGGAAGCTGACAAGCTAATCACCGCCCCACTCAGTTCAGTCCAGACAGGCCGCCACAACCGAAAGCAGTCGCTCGCCGCGCACTTCTTCGGCGAACAGCGGCACACGGCGTACGTCATGGCCGCGGAACATGTCCTGTGACCGGGCCAGCGCGTCTTGCTGGACTTGCCAGCGCCGCGCGCAGAACTCACAGTCGGCGTGGTTCGGGCCGGCGATGTCAACGTCTTCTCCAAGCACCTCGCTCGGGTCTTGCATCACCCGGTTGACGACGACGGTGCTGACTGGGATGTTGAATTCACCGAGTTGTGCGAGCAAGCGTTCAGACTCGACGACAGAGAGTTCCTCGGGCACCATGACGATGCGGAAGTCCGTCTTTTGTGGGTCCTGCAGGATCGACCGCAGATGCTCGATCCGATCCGACAGCTCCTGCAAGTCCTCAATGCCAGCCTCTGCATCAACGTCCTGATCGTCACCGAACATGCCGGTGAGATTGTCCATCATCCCTGAAAATCGCTCGCGGAGCTGCAGTATCTTCCCGACCATCGAGTCCATCGTCTCGGGGAGTTCCAGCAACCGGAGTGTATGGCCGGTCGGGGCGGTGTCGATGACGACGCGGTCGAAACGGTCGTCGTCGACGTAATCCAGCAGCAGGCGGAGCGCCGCGGCCTCGTCAGCTCCGGGCATCGACCCGCCAAGCAGCCCCTCTTCGCCACCGATTGGGTCCTCGGCCTGGCCTGCGCCCGCTGCACTGCCTGCACCCCCGCCGAACATCCCGTCGCCACCGAGAAGTTCGCCCACGC includes the following:
- a CDS encoding DUF5788 family protein; this translates as MKEFERKQLLERIERDSATVGADIPDEITVQGEEIELQSFVFEIKRRETVPRGERERVEQAKKNLRRERLQRKQRIEDNEVSYERGEELATAIIGIDRALNALEQLGAANIEQEAQAQETADRKRWMQFLQKALGHEDADSGTGRAGRSY
- a CDS encoding response regulator, coding for MASEEQWWLGDKTVELPSTAISGSRRAATRHTPLLRTESVDRRDEMRTEVPIPLAKVEQSQQCTVLHVDDDPQVGELVEVYLERINDDFDVVTKASAVAALDFLRTEQVDCIVSDYDMPNTDGLEFLELVRKQYQDIPFILFTGKGSEEIASEAIASGVTDYMQKGGRSDTYDVLANRIENAVEQHRTEQRFWNALSWYQRLVEQELAGVCIIQDGTFVYVNQKLADIFGYDQSELIDESPALLTAEGDGDRLPESLRTADSDELDTFHSEFEGRQADGETRTIEVSGGSIEYDGEPAWIGVLRDAESNPDVGE
- a CDS encoding rhomboid family intramembrane serine protease; the encoded protein is MSECDACGKQENMPYQCGHCGGTYCAEHRLPEAHDCPGLDNWSDPGGVFDSGFDESVDTGQTSGSGGVADRFGIDTGPGGPLAYFRGNVTYLFLAIMGIVFMLEHVVLFSLGEEAFQTLFVLRPDHPEYVWTWVTSVFSHAAPFGFYHIFGNGIIIYFFGRIVEQQIGSKKFAIFFLVSGALAGLGQIAIQAVQGTSAGVLGASGAALAIMAFLTVLKPDLRVYLYFLIPVPIWAITGFYFLLSIFGSLNPMGAGLLGGNIAHLAHLIGLIIGLWYGQKIKGQTRMPGQIQFGGGGGPGGPGGPGGPGRRRP
- a CDS encoding endonuclease V produces the protein MHPVRPEFVPDPSLSKTEMEELQRDIAEVAQFEDDMDALPEAITRAGDAPDVDQATLSTSSDDRTDPPLIAGVDQAFVDDKAVSAVVVRQNGEVIERVSAVKRTEIPYIPGLLSFREGGAILAAFAELETDPDVVLVDGSGRIHFREAGLATHIGVTLDVPTIGVAKSLLCGTPERSLDETYPEGTRIPIAADDSVETCPDGTVIGHALQTRQYDSPNRHINPLIVSPGHRVSARTAADTVDATADGYKLPEPTRLADSYADEAKATVE
- a CDS encoding SDR family oxidoreductase, producing the protein MAKTVLITGASSGIGRASAEAFLADDWTVWATAREESDIEDLDHTGCKTAELDVTNPRECERVVEALIESEGRLDCLVNNAGYAQFGAVEDVSTAALHEQFDVNLYGPHRLIREALPHMRARDNGTIVNVSSVAGRIAFPNQGGYAASKFALEGLSDALRMEVEEFGIDVVLVEPGPVETNFDNRADEELDNLDTSGAYDWLYQAHEDSNLVGIQDALSVTPGTVALTIRDAANASDPEPRYPVGQGAQLLLMLDYLPAQWRDAAFGVIRKLTS
- a CDS encoding TRC40/GET3/ArsA family transport-energizing ATPase — encoded protein: MSELDVEAVDDIDAPAGIDAAEYVLYGGKGGVGKTTCAAATALASARDDTATLVVSTDPAHSLSDTLEADIPATPTRIREEIPLYAAEIDPEAAVGEGPLGVEEDALGGVGELLGGDGMFGGGAGSAAGAGQAEDPIGGEEGLLGGSMPGADEAAALRLLLDYVDDDRFDRVVIDTAPTGHTLRLLELPETMDSMVGKILQLRERFSGMMDNLTGMFGDDQDVDAEAGIEDLQELSDRIEHLRSILQDPQKTDFRIVMVPEELSVVESERLLAQLGEFNIPVSTVVVNRVMQDPSEVLGEDVDIAGPNHADCEFCARRWQVQQDALARSQDMFRGHDVRRVPLFAEEVRGERLLSVVAACLD